One region of Cyanobacterium sp. T60_A2020_053 genomic DNA includes:
- a CDS encoding ribose-phosphate pyrophosphokinase codes for MLQHQVTDNNRLRLFSGSANIGLATEVARYLGMDLGPMIRKRFADGELYVQIQESIRGCDVYLIQPCCNPVNDNLMELLIMIDACRRASARQITAVLPYYAYARADRKTAGRESISAKLVANIITEAGANRVLAMDLHSAQIQGYFDIPLDHVYGSPVILDYLNQKNLDDFVVVSPDVGGVARARAFAKKLDDAPLAIIDKRRQAHNVAEVMNVIGDVKGKNAILVDDMIDTAGTLLEGARLLKKEGAKKIYACATHAVFSGPAISRLSSDVFEEVIVTNTIPVPLDHYFPQLKVLSVANLLGETIWRIHEDSSVSIMFR; via the coding sequence ATGTTACAGCATCAAGTCACCGACAATAATCGTCTTAGATTATTTTCTGGTTCGGCTAACATAGGACTTGCTACGGAAGTAGCGCGCTATCTAGGCATGGATTTAGGCCCCATGATTCGCAAAAGATTCGCTGACGGTGAATTATATGTGCAAATCCAAGAGTCCATTCGAGGGTGTGATGTTTATTTGATTCAACCCTGCTGTAATCCTGTTAATGATAATTTGATGGAATTGCTGATTATGATCGATGCTTGTCGGCGCGCTTCGGCACGGCAAATTACCGCAGTGTTACCCTACTATGCCTATGCTAGGGCGGATCGCAAAACCGCTGGGAGGGAGTCCATTTCTGCTAAATTGGTGGCTAATATCATCACCGAAGCCGGTGCTAATCGGGTTTTAGCCATGGATTTACATTCCGCCCAAATTCAAGGTTATTTTGATATACCTTTAGACCATGTTTATGGTTCTCCGGTAATTCTTGATTACTTAAATCAAAAGAATTTGGATGATTTTGTGGTGGTTTCTCCTGATGTGGGAGGGGTAGCGCGCGCCCGAGCTTTTGCTAAAAAACTTGATGATGCGCCCCTCGCCATTATTGATAAACGTCGTCAGGCTCATAATGTGGCTGAAGTGATGAATGTCATCGGTGATGTGAAGGGCAAAAATGCCATTTTAGTTGATGATATGATCGACACTGCCGGAACTTTGTTGGAGGGCGCTAGGTTACTGAAGAAGGAGGGCGCTAAGAAAATATATGCTTGTGCTACCCATGCGGTTTTTTCAGGTCCAGCTATTTCTCGTCTTTCTAGTGATGTATTTGAAGAAGTTATCGTCACCAATACTATTCCTGTACCTCTTGATCATTATTTCCCTCAGTTAAAAGTCCTCTCCGTGGCTAATTTACTAGGTGAGACTATTTGGCGTATCCATGAGGATAGTTCGGTAAGTATCATGTTCCGGTAA
- the bioD gene encoding ATP-dependent dethiobiotin synthetase BioD, whose product MTTLLITATDTDAGKTIITTALRAYYHYYFPQMSTGLMKLLQTGEIGDAEFYRQFFDDVVIPQRFSAPLAPPIAADLEGKTIDIDLIWRNYQQLAQTKDIVLLETLGGLGSPVTHELTVADIASSWGLETILIVPVKLGAVAHTVANVALARHHKIKLKGIIFNCVTPCSQTDIENWTPQKLIESLTQTPVLGYFPYQENLTDLKHLAQQVADYLVVDEK is encoded by the coding sequence ATGACTACTTTATTAATTACAGCAACAGATACAGACGCAGGTAAAACTATTATTACTACTGCATTACGAGCTTATTATCATTACTACTTTCCGCAAATGTCCACAGGATTGATGAAACTACTACAAACAGGCGAAATAGGAGATGCTGAATTTTACCGACAATTTTTTGATGATGTAGTCATTCCTCAACGTTTCAGCGCCCCTCTCGCCCCTCCCATCGCCGCCGATTTGGAAGGAAAAACCATTGATATTGATCTCATTTGGCGAAATTATCAACAACTAGCCCAAACAAAAGATATAGTCTTATTAGAAACCCTAGGCGGTTTAGGCTCACCCGTTACCCATGAATTAACCGTTGCTGATATTGCCAGTAGTTGGGGCTTAGAAACAATTTTAATAGTACCTGTAAAATTGGGTGCTGTTGCTCATACCGTAGCCAATGTTGCCCTCGCGCGCCATCACAAAATCAAACTCAAAGGGATTATTTTTAACTGTGTTACCCCCTGTAGCCAAACAGACATAGAAAATTGGACACCCCAAAAACTAATCGAATCTCTCACCCAAACCCCTGTATTAGGATATTTTCCCTATCAAGAGAATCTCACCGATTTAAAACACCTTGCCCAACAAGTGGCAGACTATTTAGTAGTTGACGAAAAATAA